A window of the Eulemur rufifrons isolate Redbay chromosome 6, OSU_ERuf_1, whole genome shotgun sequence genome harbors these coding sequences:
- the LBHD1 gene encoding LBH domain-containing protein 1 isoform X2, which produces MALVPGSSEEDGPWARDSPGSSRHPESPRLTNPFRKDRGEIGRVEGHQDIQVVSQKSHLPSIVVEASEVNEEESGDLQWPHEELLLLTDGEEEEAEAFFQDESEEPGWAWSPQNPRSPLRTFNVGLSWGQEEQDASWIPEDTEYQEAPNLYSFWDPATSSHACRSRFVEYSHLLPPSSFEGTEEEAVQAPAGVEPGAATEAPGGWGCDRRGADHAAPPQEAGVQCTCQHYSFREEAQETPPADPACPEREGSHGSGSSFKASQN; this is translated from the exons ATGGCCCTTGTGCCTGGGAGCAGTGAGGAGGATGGGCCTTGGGCTAGAGATAGCCCAGGCTCCTCCAGGCACCCAGAAAGTCCCAGGCTGACCAACCCTTTCCGGAAGGACAGAGGAGAGATTGGGAGGGTTGAAGGGCACCAGGATATTCAG GTTGTTTCTCAAAAGTCCCACCTGCCCTCTATTGTGGTGGAAGCCTCTGAGGTGAATGAAGAAGAGAGTGGGGATCTCCAGTGGCCCCATGAGGAGCTGCTGCTGCTCACAgatggtgaggaagaggaggctgaggcctTCTTCCAGGACGAAAGTGAAGAGCCAG GCTGGGCTTGGAGCCCACAGAACCCCAGGTCACCCTTAAGAACATTTAATGTTGGACTCAGCTGGGGGCAGGAAGAGCAAGATGCCTCCTGGATTCCTGAGGACACAGAGTACCAGGAAGCCCCCAACCTCTATTCTTTTTGGGACCCAGCAACAAGCTCCCATGCCTGCAGAAGCCGGTTTGTGGAATATTCTCATCTCCTGCCTCCAAGTAGCTTTGAGG GAACTGAAGAAGAAGCTGTTCAAGCGCCGGCGGGTGTTGAACCGGGAGCGGCGACTGAAGCACCAGGTGGTTGGGGCTGTGATAGACGAGGGGCTGATCACGCGGCACCACCTCAAGAAGCGGGC GTCCAGTGCACGTGCCAACATTACTCTTTCAGGGAAGAAGCGCAGGAAACTCCTCCAGCAGATCCGGCTTGCCCAGAAAGAGAAGGCAGCCATGGAAG TGGAAGCTCCTTCAAAGCCAGCCAGAACTAG
- the UQCC3 gene encoding ubiquinol-cytochrome-c reductase complex assembly factor 3, with amino-acid sequence MGAVKKTLVVVAMLGAGAGVGAALFALVTPGELQKQAMLKEMPEQNPQHREEAARTQELVLATLQEAAATQENVAWRKNWMVGGGGRSA; translated from the exons ATGGGGGCCGTGAAAAAGACGCTGGTCGTAGTCGCGATGCTGGGCGCAGGGGCTGGCGTGGGCGCCGCTCTCTTTGCTCTGGTGACCCCGGGAGAGCTGCAGAAGCAAGCAATGCTGAAG gAGATGCCGGAGCAGAACCCGCAACACAGGGAGGAGGCGGCCAGGACCCAGGAACTGGTGCTAGCCACTCTGCAGGAGGCGGCGGCCACGCAGGAGAACGTGGCCTGGAGGAAAAACTGGATGGTTGGCGGCGGCGGGAGGTCAGCGTGA
- the UBXN1 gene encoding UBX domain-containing protein 1 isoform X2 codes for MAELTALESLIEMGFPRGRAEKALALTGNQGIEAAMDWMLELVAQKQREREEREEREALERERQRRRQGQELSAARQRLQEDEMRRAAEERRREKAEELAARQRVREKIERDKAERAKKYGGSVASRPSPPAPEPGPVPSSPSQEPPTKREYDQCRIQVRLPDGTSLTQTFRAREQLAAVRLYVELHRGEEPGGGQDPVQLLSGFPRRAFSEADMERPLQELGLVPSAVLIVAKKCPS; via the exons ATGGCGGAGCTGACGGCTCTGGAGAGTCTTATCGAGATGGGCTTCCCCAGGGGACGCGC GGAGAAGGCTCTGGCCCTCACAGGGAACCAGGGCATCGAGGCTGCGATGGACTG GATGTTGGAACTGGTGGCCCAGAAGCAGCGAGAGCGGGAGGAAAGAGAGGAGCGAGAGGCATTGGAACGGGAGCGGCAGCGCAGGAGACAGGGGCAAGAGTTGTCAGCTGCACGCCAGCGGCTGCAGGAAGATGAGATGCGCCGGGCTGCTGAGGAGCGGAGGAGGGAAAAGGCTGAAGAGTTAGCAGCCAG ACAAAGGGTTAGAGAAAAGATCGAGAGGGACAAGGCAGAGAGAGCCAAGAAG TATGGTGGTAGCGTGGCTTCTCGGCCATCCCCACCAGCACCAGAGCCAGGTCCTGTTCCTTCCTCTCCCAGCCAGGAGCCTCCCACCAAGCGGGAGTATGACCAGTGTCGCATACAG GTCAGGCTGCCAGACGGGACCTCACTGACCCAGACCTTCCGGGCCCGGGAACAGCTGGCAGCTGTGAGGCTCTATGTGGAGCTCCACCGTGGGGAGGAACCTGGAGGGGGCCAGGACCCTGTGCAGTTGCTCAGTGGCTTCCCCAGACGGGCCTTCTCAGAGGCTGACATGGAACGACCTCTGCAGGAGCTGG gaCTCGTGCCTTCTGCTGTCCTCATCGTGGCCAAGAAATGTCCCAGCTGA
- the INTS5 gene encoding integrator complex subunit 5 — MSALCDPPGAPGPPGPAPATHGPAPLSAQELSQEIKAFLTGVDPVLGHQLSAREHARCGLLLLRSLPPARAAVLDHLRGVFDESVRAHLATLDESPVAGPPHLRPPPPSHVPAGGPGLEDVVQEVQQVLSEFIRANPKAWAPVISAWSIDLMGQLSSTYSGQHQRVPHATGSLNELLQLWMGCRATRTLMDIYVQCLSALIGSCPDACVDALLDTSVQHSPHFDWVVAHIGSSFPGTIISRVLSCGLKDFCVHGGAGGGAGGSGGSSSQTPSTDPFPGSPAIPGEKRVPKIASVVGILGHLASRHGDSIRRELLRMFHDSLAGGTGGRSGDPSLQATVPFLLQLAVMSPALLGTVSGELVDCLKPPAVLSQLQQHLQGFPREELDNMLNLAVHLVSQASGAGAYRLLQFLVDTAMPASVITTQGLAVPDTVREACDRLIQLLLLHLQKLVHHRGGSLGEGVLGPPPPPRPVPFLDALRNHVGELCGETLRLERKRFLWQHQLLGLLSVYTRPSCGPEALGHLLSRARSPEELSLATQLYAGLVVSLSGLLPLAFRSCLARVHAGTLPPPFIARFLRNLALLVGWEQQGGEGPATLGARLGETASAHLSDLAPLLLHPEEEVAEAAASLLAICPFPLEALSPSQLLGLVRAGVHRFFASLRLHGPPGVASASQLLTRLSQTSPAGLKAVLQLLVEGALHRGNTELFGGEVDGDNETLSTVSTSLASASLLDTNRRHTAAVPGPGGIWSVFHAGVIGRGLKPPKVVQSRNQQEVTYNTQSLLRLLVHCCSAPGGAECGGCWGAPILSPEAAKAVAVTLVESVCPDAAGAELAWPPEEHARTTVERDLRIGRRFREQPLLFELLKLVAAAPPALCYCSVLLRGLLAALLGHWEASRHPDTAHSPWHLEASCTLVAVMAEGSLLPPALGNMHEVFSQLAPFEVRLLLLSVWGFLREHGPLPQKFIFQSERGRFFRDFSREGGGEGGAHLAVLHSVLHRNIDRLGLFSGRFQAPPPSNLLRQGT; from the exons ATGTCCGCGTTGTGCGACCCTCCCGGGGCCCCAGGGCCTCCCGGGCCTGCCCCAGCCACCCACGGTCCTGCGCCTCTCAG TGCTCAGGAGCTGTCCCAGGAAATCAAGGCTTTTCTGACTGGTGTAGACCCCGTTCTGGGCCACCAACTCTCAGCCCGGGAACATGCTCGCTGTGGTCTCCTCCTGCTCCGTTCTTTGCCACCTGCTCGGGCTGCTGTGCTCGACCACTTGAGAGGTGTCTTTGATGAGAGTGTCCGGGCCCACCTAGCTACCCTGGATGAAAGCCCTGTGGCTGGTCCACCTCACCTTCGTCCACCTCCACCCTCCCATGTCCCTGCTGGGGGACCTGGTCTAGAGGACGTGGTGCAGGAAGTGCAGCAGGTGCTGTCTGAGTTTATCCGGGCTAACCCAAAGGCCTGGGCACCTGTGATTAGTGCCTGGTCCATTGACCTTATGGGGCAACTGAGCAGCACATACTCAGGCCAACACCAGCGTGTGCCCCATGCCACTGGCTCTCTCAATGAACTGCTGCAGCTGTGGATGGGCTGTAGGGCCACGCGCACGTTAATGGACATCTATGTGCAGTGCCTCTCAGCTCTCATTGGAAGCTGCCCAGATGCTTGTGTGGATGCCTTGCTGGATACTTCTGTTCAGCATTCCCCACACTTTGACTGGGTTGTGGCACATATTGGCTCCTCTTTTCCCGGCACCATCATCTCCCGGGTCCTCTCCTGTGGCCTTAAGGACTTCTGTGTCCAtggtggggctggaggtggagcTGGTGGTAGTGGTGGAAGCTCTTCTCAAACCCCCTCTACAGACCCCTTCCCTGGATCTCCTGCCATCCCTGGAGAGAAACGGGTGCCCAAGATTGCCTCAGTTGTAGGTATCTTAGGGCACCTGGCCTCCCGCCATGGAGACAGCATCCGACGAGAGCTCCTACGAATGTTCCATGATAGCCTGGCAGGGGGGACTGGGGGCCGGAGTGGGGACCCCTCCCTTCAGGCCACAGTTCCCTTCCTTCTGCAGCTGGCGGTCATGTCACCAGCTTTGTTGGGCACAGTCTCTGGAGAGCTCGTGGATTGCCTCAAGCCCCCAGCTGTGCTGAGCCAGCTGCAGCAGCACCTGCAGGGATTTCCCCGAGAGGAGCTGGACAACATGCTAAACCTGGCCGTGCACCTAGTGAGCCAGGCCTCTGGGGCAGGTGCCTACCGCCTGCTGCAGTTCCTGGTAGACACAGCTATGCCTGCTTCAGTCATTACCACCCAGGGCCTGGCTGTGCCAGACACCGTGCGTGAGGCCTGTGACCGGCTAATCCAGCTGTTGCTGCTGCACCTGCAAAAACTGGTTCATCACCGGGGAGGGTCTCTTGGGGAAGGGGTGCTGggcccacctccacctccccgcCCAGTGCCCTTTTTAGATGCGCTAAGAAACCATGTTGGAGAGTTATGTGGAGAGACTCTACGACTGGAACGGAAGCGCTTCCTCTGGCAGCACCAGCTCTTGGGCCTGCTATCTGTCTATACCCGGCCTAGCTGTGGACCTGAGGCCTTGGGCCATCTACTGAGCCGAGCCCGAAGCCCTGAAGAGTTGAGTTTGGCCACCCAGTTATATGCAGGACTGGTGGTCAGTCTCTCTGGCCTCCTGCCCCTGGCCTTCCGAAGCTGCCTGGCTCGGGTGCATGCGGGGACTTTACCACCTCCATTCATTGCCAGGTTCCTGCGCAACTTGGCACTGCTGGTGGGGTGGGAACAGCAGGGTGGTGAGGGCCCTGCAACCCTGGGGGCCCGGCTTGGGGAGACTGCCTCAGCCCATTTGTCTGACCTGGCTCCTCTCCTGCTACATCCTGAGGAGGAAGTAGCTGAGGCTGCTGCCTCCCTCCTGGCCATTTGTCCCTTTCCTCTAGAAGCCTTGTCTCCCTCCCAACTCTTGGGACTGGTGAGGGCTGGGGTGCACCGCTTCTTTGCCTCCCTGAGGCTGCATGGCCCTCCAGgtgtggcctcagcctcccagcttcTCACCCGCCTCTCTCAGACCTCCCCAGCTGGGCTCAAGGCTGTCCTGCAGCTGCTCGTTGAGGGAGCCTTACATCGAGGCAACACAGAACTGTTTGGAGGGGAAGTGGATGGGGACAATGAGACTCTCTCAACTGTATCAACTTCTTTGGCTTCTGCCTCCTTGTTGGACACTAACCGGCGGCACACTGCAGCTGTTCCAGGGCCTGGAGGGATTTGGTCAGTTTTCCACGCTGGAGTCATTGGCCGTGGCTTAAAGCCACCCAAGGTTGTCCAGTCACGAAATCAGCAGGAAGTGACCTATAACACCCAGAGCCTCCTCAGACTCCTGGTTCACTGCTGCAGTGCCCCTGGGGGTGCTGAATGTGGGGGTTGTTGGGGGGCTCCCATCCTGAGCCCGGAGGCAGCCAAAGCAGTGGCAGTGACCTTGGTGGAGAGTGTGTGTCCTGATGCAGCTGGTGCTGAGCTGGCCTGGCCCCCCGAGGAGCACGCCCGGACCACTGTGGAGCGGGACCTCCGCATTGGCCGGCGCTTCCGGGAACAGCCCCTGCTCTTTGAGCTGTTAAAGTTGGTAGCAgctgctcccccagccctgtgctACTGCTCCGTGCTGCTGCGGGGGCTGCTGGCCGCCCTCTTGGGCCATTGGGAAGCCTCTCGCCACCCTGACACAGCCCACTCCCCCTGGCACCTGGAGGCGTCCTGTACCCTAGTGGCTGTCATGGCTGAGGGaagcctcctgcccccagccctgggtaATATGCACGAGGTATTTAGCCAGTTGGCACCTTTTGAAGTGCGTCTGCTGCTGCTCAGTGTCTGGGGCTTTCTGCGGGAGCATGGGCCCTTGCCCCAGAAGTTTATCTTCCAGTCTGAGCGTGGCCGCTTCTTCCGGGACTTTtccagggagggtgggggtgagggtggagcccaTCTGGCTGTGCTACACAGTGTCCTCCACCGCAACATCGACCGCCTGGGCCTTTTCTCTGGCCGTTTCCAGGCACCTCCACCGTCCAATCTCCTTCGGCAGGGGACATAG
- the LBHD1 gene encoding LBH domain-containing protein 1 isoform X1 encodes MALVPGSSEEDGPWARDSPGSSRHPESPRLTNPFRKDRGEIGRVEGHQDIQVSTSQPSVLQLAHPPICPSLPAVSTQVVSQKSHLPSIVVEASEVNEEESGDLQWPHEELLLLTDGEEEEAEAFFQDESEEPGWAWSPQNPRSPLRTFNVGLSWGQEEQDASWIPEDTEYQEAPNLYSFWDPATSSHACRSRFVEYSHLLPPSSFEGTEEEAVQAPAGVEPGAATEAPGGWGCDRRGADHAAPPQEAGVQCTCQHYSFREEAQETPPADPACPEREGSHGSGSSFKASQN; translated from the exons ATGGCCCTTGTGCCTGGGAGCAGTGAGGAGGATGGGCCTTGGGCTAGAGATAGCCCAGGCTCCTCCAGGCACCCAGAAAGTCCCAGGCTGACCAACCCTTTCCGGAAGGACAGAGGAGAGATTGGGAGGGTTGAAGGGCACCAGGATATTCAGGTTAGTACCTCCCAACCCAGTGTCCTGCAGCTGGCTCATCCTCCAAtttgccccagcctccctgctgtcTCTACTCAGGTTGTTTCTCAAAAGTCCCACCTGCCCTCTATTGTGGTGGAAGCCTCTGAGGTGAATGAAGAAGAGAGTGGGGATCTCCAGTGGCCCCATGAGGAGCTGCTGCTGCTCACAgatggtgaggaagaggaggctgaggcctTCTTCCAGGACGAAAGTGAAGAGCCAG GCTGGGCTTGGAGCCCACAGAACCCCAGGTCACCCTTAAGAACATTTAATGTTGGACTCAGCTGGGGGCAGGAAGAGCAAGATGCCTCCTGGATTCCTGAGGACACAGAGTACCAGGAAGCCCCCAACCTCTATTCTTTTTGGGACCCAGCAACAAGCTCCCATGCCTGCAGAAGCCGGTTTGTGGAATATTCTCATCTCCTGCCTCCAAGTAGCTTTGAGG GAACTGAAGAAGAAGCTGTTCAAGCGCCGGCGGGTGTTGAACCGGGAGCGGCGACTGAAGCACCAGGTGGTTGGGGCTGTGATAGACGAGGGGCTGATCACGCGGCACCACCTCAAGAAGCGGGC GTCCAGTGCACGTGCCAACATTACTCTTTCAGGGAAGAAGCGCAGGAAACTCCTCCAGCAGATCCGGCTTGCCCAGAAAGAGAAGGCAGCCATGGAAG TGGAAGCTCCTTCAAAGCCAGCCAGAACTAG
- the CSKMT gene encoding citrate synthase-lysine N-methyltransferase CSKMT, mitochondrial — MAALRRTFHMRRLLAGTRRTFAGSLAGSCLSDRCLWDQLHARPRLGSVPTFDWFFGYEEVQGLLLPLLQEARAASPLRVLDVGCGTSSLCIGLYTKSPHPVDVLGVDFSPVAVAHMNNLLEGGQSQTRLSPGHPASHLHFIQADAQNLGPVASSDSFQLLLDKGTWDAVARGGLPGAYQLLSECLRVLSPQGTLIQFSDEDPDVRLPCLEQGSQGWTVTVQELGPFRGITYFAYLVQGSH, encoded by the exons ATGGCAGCGTTGCGCCGAACGTTCCACATGCGGAGACTGCTGGCTGGGACCCGCCGCACCTTTGCGG GCTCCCTGGCTGGTAGCTGCCTGTCAGACCGCTGCCTCTGGGATCAACTCCACGCCCGGCCTCGTCTAGGAAGTGTCCCCACCTTTGACTGGTTCTTTGGATACGAGGAAGTTCAGGGCCTCCTACTGCCGTTGCTGCAGGAAGCACGGGCTGCCAGTCCACTGCGGGTGCTGGATGTGGGCTGTGGAACCTCCAGCCTGTGCATAGGCCTCTACACCAAATCTCCACACCCAGTGGATGTGCTGGGGGTGGACTTCTCTCCTGTGGCTGTGGCCCACATGAACAACCTCCTGGAGGGTGGCCAAAGCCAGACACGTCTATCCCCTGGGcaccctgcctcccacctccacttCATACAGGCTGATGCCCAGAACCTGGGGCCTGTGGCTTCCTCAGACTCCTTCCAGCTACTGTTGGACAAGGGCACCTGGGATGCTGTTGCCCGAGGTGGTCTGCCTGGGGCTTACCAGCTACTATCAGAATGTCTCAGGGTCCTAAGCCCCCAGGGGACCCTGATTCAGTTCTCAGATGAGGACCCAGATGTGCGGCTCCCCTGCCTAGAACAAGGGTCCCAAGGCTGGACTGTCACTGTACAAGAGCTAGGCCCTTTCAGGGGTATCACCTACTTTGCTTACTTGGTTCAGGGCTCTCATTAG
- the UBXN1 gene encoding UBX domain-containing protein 1 isoform X1: MAELTALESLIEMGFPRGRAEKALALTGNQGIEAAMDWLMEHEDDPDVDEPLDTSLGHILGREPTFSEPGGPEGPGSAAGEGKPILSEEERQEQTKRMLELVAQKQREREEREEREALERERQRRRQGQELSAARQRLQEDEMRRAAEERRREKAEELAARQRVREKIERDKAERAKKYGGSVASRPSPPAPEPGPVPSSPSQEPPTKREYDQCRIQVRLPDGTSLTQTFRAREQLAAVRLYVELHRGEEPGGGQDPVQLLSGFPRRAFSEADMERPLQELGLVPSAVLIVAKKCPS, translated from the exons ATGGCGGAGCTGACGGCTCTGGAGAGTCTTATCGAGATGGGCTTCCCCAGGGGACGCGC GGAGAAGGCTCTGGCCCTCACAGGGAACCAGGGCATCGAGGCTGCGATGGACTG GCTGATGGAGCACGAAGACGACCCCGATGTGGACGAGCCTCTAGACACCTCCCTTGGACATATCCTGGGACGGGAACCCACCTTCTCAGAGCCAGGCGGACCTGAAG GACCTGGGTCTGCTGCTGGAGAAGGCAAACCCATTTTGAGTGAAGAGGAAAGACAGGAACAGACCAAGAG GATGTTGGAACTGGTGGCCCAGAAGCAGCGAGAGCGGGAGGAAAGAGAGGAGCGAGAGGCATTGGAACGGGAGCGGCAGCGCAGGAGACAGGGGCAAGAGTTGTCAGCTGCACGCCAGCGGCTGCAGGAAGATGAGATGCGCCGGGCTGCTGAGGAGCGGAGGAGGGAAAAGGCTGAAGAGTTAGCAGCCAG ACAAAGGGTTAGAGAAAAGATCGAGAGGGACAAGGCAGAGAGAGCCAAGAAG TATGGTGGTAGCGTGGCTTCTCGGCCATCCCCACCAGCACCAGAGCCAGGTCCTGTTCCTTCCTCTCCCAGCCAGGAGCCTCCCACCAAGCGGGAGTATGACCAGTGTCGCATACAG GTCAGGCTGCCAGACGGGACCTCACTGACCCAGACCTTCCGGGCCCGGGAACAGCTGGCAGCTGTGAGGCTCTATGTGGAGCTCCACCGTGGGGAGGAACCTGGAGGGGGCCAGGACCCTGTGCAGTTGCTCAGTGGCTTCCCCAGACGGGCCTTCTCAGAGGCTGACATGGAACGACCTCTGCAGGAGCTGG gaCTCGTGCCTTCTGCTGTCCTCATCGTGGCCAAGAAATGTCCCAGCTGA